A segment of the uncultured Desulfobulbus sp. genome:
GGGCATCCCACCGTAGCCTGTACTAGCAGAGAATCCGCCTCACTTGGGGGACGATAAATCGGTCCTTCGTAATGAAGCATAGAAAAAGTTTTATAATTTTTAGGATCGACGTGGCTAGAATATTTTCCCAACTATCACAGAAAGTTAGATGTTTAGCGTAAGCACTGTAAGCAAAACAAATCTTTCTGAGTTCACATGCAGATCTTTGAGCTGGCATTTATTGAAATAGCCATAGGTATATTACTCTATTTGTGATTAGCTACACCTAGATATTCGCTGATGTATTGCATGACGTAGTCTGCACTGACCAGAATTCAGGTTTACGAACTAAAATAAAAAAAATCACACAAGGCAATGCTCTACGCGTTTTCAAATCGTTTCACGGACAAGAACAGTAAATATCCTCGTCGAATCTTGTCCTGTAAGGTACTGCATGGCAAGGTCAAAATTGTTTGTCGAAACTGTGAAAAAAGTTGGTACATCCCCGCACCACACGGAATCGCCGAAAAACTAGTACGTTGTAAATGTGGGTGTTCGACCTTTATCCAATTCGATCGTCGTGTCCATCCCAGAGAACCTGTTTGCCGATTAGGCGCCCTTATATTCCCCCAAAATTACAACATACAGGTCTACCTTCGCGATGCATCCACCTGCGGCATCAGCTTTATCTGCACAGACAGAGACAGTCTTCTGTTGACCAAGGGCCTAAGCCTCAAAATTAAATATCGCACGGATGATGGCGATGAAGTTACACGTACAATAACCATAAGAAATCAAAGAAAAAATCGCATAGGAGCGGAATTTCTAGGTCTTCCTCTCTTCTAAGTAATTTCACTCCTCCTCTTTCGCACAATACAGCTCCAGAAGATCACACCTAAAACAACGTAACTCTCACCGTCGCTCAGCTGAAAAATAAAAAAAACCCCTTTGCCATGTAAAAGGATGAAAAATGGCAAAGGGGTCATATGGGTACGTTTTGCAGAACGTGAAGATATAATACCCTATGTTTTTTTATTAGTAAATATTTCTCTATAAATTTTTCTCTATTTGGCTCTTTTTTCCCCTAGGCCCAAAAAATCTTGAAAATTTAGTCAAATAATTACAAATGATTACCAAACCAACCACAAAGAACTCATGGGATAAAAAAATTTTGTTCCCAGCAAACCTCCAGCTGAGCATTGACGGTAATCGTATAAAAAAAAGCCCCCACCGTCGTTTGAGGGAGTGACAGTGGGGGCAGCATGTGAAGGTCCAGGGAAATGGACTTGATTAATATTATAGGTAATATTACCTAGTGTCAAATGCTTGCTGATAATTTTACATTCTTTACAAAGGATAACTTTGGGGAGCATATCGACAGGTATTTTTAAGCCACTTGCTAACGCAATCGCCCAAAAATACTCAATAATGCAAGGCGTTTATAAAATTTTCCCAACTAGATTTTTACAGGCTACCGTGAAATCCATTCCTACATTTCCCAAAGATTTGGGATATTGGCCCAATAAGGGAAATGGATTGCATGCGCCAAAATTAAAATGACTATCATGGCAGTAATAGCTTTGCTTGATGATTGGCCAAAGGTAATGGCGAAGAAAACGTTGATCGATGGTTCGTTCCTTGCCATGGTTATCATAGTAGTCGACAATCAACTCCGTTAACTGAGGAATTGCACCGCAAACACCACCCCACATTCCCGCATGGATCAATTCCGTATGTGAGGCATAATCGCGCATAATGTGAAAATGTTTTCCTGATTGAATCCACTCGTCGACCGCCACTCGCTCCTGACAGTTTAAAATACAATCGCAATCACGAATAAGGTATCGCTCTACTGTAGGATCTGCAGCTACGAAAAATCGCCAGAATAAACCAAAAAATGGCAGCGTATTTTGTTGTAACATTCGAACATCAGCACCAAGAGCAATCAATTTTTCCGTAGTTTTTTTGGGAACAGTGGTATCACAGTAAAAACGGCAACTCCAACCGGGATAAATTATTTGTGCTGCAATTGCATTGAGGATTGCTCCTTCATTATATTGGGGATTATTTCCCCAAAGACTAAATGCAATGACATTTCGCCCAGGCTCTTCAGGAGAAAATGAGGGTACAGGTGTGTTGATTGTGTATTGGTCACCGACAATCGCGTACACCTTTGAAAGATTCTCCTCTTGCATTGCCTCCCTATCTTTCAGTTCAAGTGCTCTATTTCCATAAAGAACGATGTTATCCGGTTTATTGAGCAAAGCATTTACATGTGCAAGCGCATCACAGTTATTAGAATTTTGTGGCGATAATTTGTAGGCTTCCAGATAAAATTTTTCAGCGAGATGATAGTCACCTTTGAGCATATGATAAAGCCCGGTACGCATTACAAACTGATCGTTGTTTGGAATTATCAAACGTAACTGCTCTATCATCTCTAGAGCGGTTGTCAGGTCATGCGCAGAATACGCACATGATTCCGCCTCCAGGTAATCATCAATAAGAACTTGTTCCCCTGACGCCTTTGACAATGAGATACATTTCAAAGCATACCAGGTTGCATCGGTAAATAGTGATTGCTGAAAGAGCTGCCTACGAAACTGCCTGTGAAGCTCAACCTCTTCAAGATGGGAGTTTTCTTGCGTGAAAAGAGTAAACGTATCAACACAGGGTTGAGTAGTCTTCCGTTTATCAGCAGTATTCATAATTCCAAAGAGTTATGCTTGAAAGTGGTGTTTGAGGGAGCGCTAAAAGAAAAATGACATATCCTGTTGGAAACAGTTCGCCAAAACTTACTTCCAACAAAAAAGGATACGTCATGAGTGAGAGTAAAATTATTCCCCTGAAAAAGCCAGGGGAGATTTCTGAGGATCCGTTAACTGATTTGCTTCGTTCCGGTGCACGCCAGTTGATTGCGTAGGCTGTCGAAGCCGAACTGGATGCATTCCTCCAGCAATATGCTGCATGCACCGATGCAAGTGGTCGTCGCCAGGTAGTTCGCAATGGCTACTTACCAGAAAGGAAAATTCAGACCGGTGTTGGCCCCGTGAGTGTCAGGGTGCCGAAAGTTCGGGACAAACGGGGGAAAGGCGTCAAATTTAACTCGGGACTCTTGCCTCCCTATCTTCGAAAGACCAAGAGCATTGAGGAAATGCTGCCCTGGCTTTACCTCAAAGGGATATCTACCGGTGATTTTCAGGAAGCCCTACAAGCTCTTCTTGGCAAGGAAGCCTCGGGGGTGTCGTCAGCCACGATCAGTCGTTGCAAGCGTGCTTGGGAAGCAGAGCATGAACAGTGGAGTCGGCGCAGGTTTGAGAACAAGAGGTATGTGTATATCTGGGCAGATGGCGTGTATTTTAATATCCGCAGCGATGAGACCAGACAATGCATCCTTGTGATTATTGGCGTGACGGAGCAAGGCAGGAAAGAGTTTGTTGCCATCGAAGATGGATACCGGGAATCTGAGCAGAGTTGGACTGAATTACTAGTACGCGTCAAAGAACAAGGACTCATTCACTCCCCTGAGTTGGCTATTGGTGACGGTGCCTTAGGATTCTGGAAATCGTTGCACAAGATTTTCCCACAAACAAAACATCAACGATGCTGGGTACATAAAACAGCCAACGTGCTCAACAAGCTGCCGAAAATGGTTCAACCAAAGGTCAAGCAGGCGTTGCACGAGATATGGATGTCGCCGACAAAGAAGGACGCCTTTGAGGCCTTCGAAACAACCATCCAGGCTTATTCGGGAAAATATCCCAAGGCTATGGAATGCCTGGAGAAGGATAAAGAACAATTACTCGCTTTCTATGATTTTCCAGCTCCACATTGGCAACACATTCGGACATCTAATCCAATTGAATCAACCTTTGCCACGGTACGGCTAAGAACAGATAAAACCCGAGGATGTGTTGCCCGCCGAACAATCTTGGCGATGGTCTATAAACTGGGAATGAGTGCAGGAAAAAAGTGGCAAAGGCTAAGAGGATTCAAGCTTCTAGCTGAGATTATCTGGGGCGTTAAGTTCAAGGATGGGGAGCCTGTCACCTCTTTAACAGAAGGCGAACTGAACAGGGCCGTCATTTGAGAGCTATTCTTAAACACCAGACTTGACCATAACTCTGTTTTTTTGCTGCTGGTTTCAATCCGCAATCATCGGTAAACAATCTTCAGCTCTTGGCTATTCTGAAACATTTTCAGGAACAAGCGCAAAAAAGATCTGGAAACGCTGCCAACAAAGACCGAAAAAACCTTTCTGCCGCCTGGAATTGGGGGAGAGATTATATCGGGTTGCCGTATGAAAATCCTTTTCAGCGAACCACCAAACAAGGTGAGGTCCGTCATGAAAGGCGAATTCCTACCCTTTCCGAATTTTGGAAGGTGTATGAGAAAACCACAGAGCTCCAGGATAAGCGAATGCTGCTGTGCTATCTCTACTCAGGGGCTCGTCGGGCTGAATTTTTTCAACTCCGCTGGCAGGATGTTGATTTCATCAACGGACGTATTCGGCTACACTGGAAAAAGAATCGGCTCGGCACCTTGAACGCGGCCTGGATCGCCATGACTGACGAAGCCATGGAAGCCCTGCGGGACCAACACCGTGCAACAGGAAGTTGCAAATGGGTATTTGTGGAGCCAGGCACAGCCCTGCCCTATCAAGTACCGCACGCAATGGATGCGGCGTTTATGCAAGCGGGCCGGAGTGGAAAGATTTGGTTTTCATGGAATACGCCATTTGTGCGCGTCGATCTTGGCGAGTAAAGGCGTACCGCTGGTAGATATACAAGATCATCTGCGGCACGAGAATATTTCGACCACAGAAAGGTATATCCATAAAATAAAAAAAAAACCGGTCAGTGATCAATGCACTAACCGGGTTACAACCTATTCTGTCGGATGAAAGCCCCCAAAGGGCCCCCACTTCAAACTCGACAGATATGATAACAATCACCAAGTGATTGAAATTACTTGGTGACCCCAAGGGGACTCGAACCCCTGTTCCCGGCGTGAGAGGCCGGTGTCCTAGGCCACTAGACGATGGGGCCATGTCGTGTGGAACGTGGCTATTATATCGAGATACACCCTACTTGTCAAGAAAACTTTTCTGATAGAATACACATTTTAGACCTTCTCTCCTCATTTTCAGCGTCGCACGATTTCACACGTAATGGTTGCGTGAAACACCTTTCCAGCAACACACTGATATCACTAACTAAAACTCAAACTCCTCTCTCGTTCAAGTTTTAGCTTTGTCCACTGAGCATGCTTTCCATCACACACATTGTTACACCATTGACCAAGCTTCTAATTTTGCAACATTCTTCGTACTCAACGTTACGATATCACGATAAAAATCAACACCACTCCCTGTCGATAACCTAGCAAAGAGCCCTGTACCAATTGCTCAGGAAGAGCAAAACAGTGCTTTTAGAAACTGTTCTCTCCAGGATGGGGAGTGTTGCTGCAAGGACGCACTCAAAAGCCGATATATTGCTCTCTGGGGCGGATACGCATTAATCCGGTTCCGTGAAACAAATATGGCGACCTGTTCAGGGGACACACATGGGACTTTCAACCGCACTCTATACTGCTATCACCGGGCTTCAGGGAACCTCGCAGGCTATGACTGTCACCGGCAACAATATTGCCAACAGTTCAACGGTGGGTTTTAAATCAAGCTCTACGCTCTTTTCCGATCTTCTTTCCGCGAATATCGCAAGCTCGAGTGGGAACTCTCAAGGTTGGCCGAGGAGCACAAGTTCAGACCGTTCAAACCAACTACAGCCAAGGTGGCTTTGAATCCACTGAAAGTTCCACTGATATCGCGATTGAAGGAGATGGCGTAACTACTCACCCCTATTCTTCGGCATCAGGCAGAGTTCCTGCCAGTGCCAACTGGATAGCGACAAGAGGATTGATCCCCTGGCTTGCCATGGTCTGCAGGTAACTTGAAATCCTGCAGTAAGCCTGGGCATATTGTTTACGTCGAAAACAACCGGATATTTTCTGTTTTACCTTAGCCATGCGAAGATCCCTTTCCGCTCTGTTGTTGGTGAACGGTACATGTGGTTCTTTGGCAAAAAGCAAGACTGCCGCCTCATGCTTTTGTAATCGCTCCCAAAGATTGTGCGCATCGGATTTGGCTATCCTGCCGCGCTTCCCTTGGGGTTTTGGAGGGATCTTGGGCAACTCCTTGCTGCCACGCGTAAGGATATTACGGTAGCGCTTCTGCAGGTTGGCATACTCCCGTTCGGTAAGACATTTTTCCGGACGTTGAGCCACCGTACGACACGTTTGCTGGAGCACCGCTTTTAGATTGCGGGCCCACCGGTATTGGTTAGAGTCAACGACAAACGTCAACTCTCGCAAAAGGTGCGAGCCGCAAAGTCCGTGACCGCAATGGTCGTAGGATAAATATGATGCCCAGCAATCATGGATGATCACCCCGCCATACCGAGGGATGATATTCAATCCTTCGATTGCCTCCTTGCCCCGCTTTCGATGCAGTACTTTCAGGGTTGTTTCGCCGGAAGAATAGACGTGAATCCAGTGATTCTTCCCTTCAACCCGAAACGAGGTTTCATCCACATGCAGGGATGGAGCCTGCAGCAGCCTATCAATAGCTCTGGATTCCCATGCTTCGAGTGATTGGTACAAGCGCAAAACAAATTTGAGCAGGCTGGCCTCGGAGATTACGCTACCGATCATGGCTGCTATCTGTTTTTGAACCCGGTTTAAAGCGACCATCTGGCTGATAACCAAATGAATGGCAAACGCTTTAAGCCCATTGCCGTACTGCAGCTTACCCGGCATATCGTCAGGGAAACGCCCTTTGACCGTGGCCTCACAATTAGGACATTGCTTTATTTCTGCGTCAATATGTTCGACAACTTTTTCAAAAACGATGTCGATTTTTGTCCGACGTTCATGCCCCTGGCATGCAACGTTTTCCAGCACCATTCCGCAGGTATCACACACCTCGACCTGAGCAGTGGTGACTGATTCTTTGACGCGTGTATTACCAACACGCCCATTGACGTGTTTTCCCTTGCCGGTAGTGGTGCAGTGCTTGGTCGCAGTTTCGTCTTTCTCGGTTTGCGAAGAAGGAATGCTCGAGTTTTTGTTTCCCTTGCGCGTTGTCTTCTCAAGAAAGATAGAGAGTATCAACTCGACGACAACCAACAGACTGTTGAACAGGACCCGTATCTCAGAGGAGACTTTACCGTCGGAACAAAGCTGTTCAAATTCCTGTTTGAGGAGATCGACTTCTTCGCGAACCCTTATTTTATTTACTGTTCCCATGGGTTTACTATACCATGGCTTTTTTCGACCTCCTGTGCGCCCATGAGTTGAACGATTGAACGCTATCGCATCTGTTTGCTATCGGAACGCAATATTGGAACGATTTAGAGACGACCAGGCGCGTTGATGGGCATTTTTGTTGGCATCCCTGGCTATTGAAAAAAAATCCGGCAAAAACCTGTCAAGTTATTTATTTGGATTTGAGCTTTTTTTAGAGGGTGTGAGTAGTTACGAGATGGCTATTTTATCGTAACTGATCCACTCAACGATGGAAGCCTATACACCCGCAACGGTAACTTCAGTTTTGACGAAAACGGCTATCTGGTGACAGCCGATGGTTTACGGGTTCAAGGGGCAACCTATAACAGCAGCGGCGTGCTGACAAGCGGCAGCCTGAGCGACATCCAGGTCGACATGGTCTCACAGATTGAGGCTAAAACAACGGAAAATGTTGAGCTTCAAACCAATCTCGACTCGAATTCTGACATCCTCAACGGCGGTGTTTTTAATATCACCACCCCTGAAGAAACTTCCCACTACGACACGACTTCAACCATTTGCGATTCACTGGGAACATCACACCTGCTTACATGTTACTTCACCAAAGTAAGTAATCAGATCTGGGACTGGAACCTGACGGTTGACGGTGGAGATCTCACAGGAGGTACAAGCGGCGTACTGGAAAATGTCGGTACCGGCACACTTACCTTTGACACAGACGGCAATTTGGTTACAGGCGGAACAGGAACGACCACAGCAGGTATTCTCACCTGGGACAATGGCTCCGATCAAACCCAGCTTGTCACCTACACCTTCGACACAACTCAGTATGACAGTGACTCCACTGTATTTTCCCAGGACCAGGATGGGTACTCATCCGGTGAAGTAACCGATGTGGATATATCCTCAGACGGCACTGTAAGCGCCGTATATTCAAACGGTGAAACCTTACCAGTCGCCATGATATCCCTGGCAACCTTTATCAACGACGATGGTCTGGATGCTGTGGGGAGCAGCCTCTTTTCTGAAACCAGCGAATCCGGCACGCCCACCCTTGGATACCCCGGCCCCTCACAGGGGACACTGATTACCCAAGCCCTGGAACTTTCCAATGTTGACCTGGCAACCGAATTCGTTGACCTCATTACCATTCAAAACGCCTATTCGGCATCTTCCAAGGTCATTACAACGACAAACGAGATGTTGGATGAACTGGTTAATCTCATTCGTTAACAGGAGCCGCAGCTATGAAAAATGATACGCTAAAACAGAGCCTGCAGGCATTCAACGACCTTCTTGTCCGTGAGCGACGAGCAATTGCCCATCTGCGCATGAGCCAGCTGCACGAACTTCAACATGAAAAAATTGAGTTAATGAAAGTGCTCAACCAGCAAGAAGATGCGGTTGATGAAGAAGAAAAAGCAGTTATTGAGTCTATCAAAAAAAACAATGAGCGTAATCGCATGCTCCTTGAATCTGGCCTCAAACTGGTGAAACGGCTGCAGGATAATACCTTTCGGCGCACTCTGACCTATGCTCCTCTTGGGCGCTCAATGCAAATCGGTGTTGGACCTCGGGTACTCAACCGGAGTGTATAGCCATGGCTAACCTGATCACCTCTCTCTATACCGGCGCATCCGGCATTTATGCTAGCCAGTCTGCTGTGCAGATAACGGGTAACAACATCACCAATGCCAGCACCGAGGGGTATACTCGCCAGGGCACCAATGTTATCAGCAACACGCCCTTAACCCAGAGCGGGCTCACCTATGGCACAGGCAGTTCTGTTAACTCCATTGACCGTAGCAACGATACCTTTATCATCAAACAGCTGCTCGCCCAGGAAGCAACCTATGGTGAGTACGATGGTGCCAGCACTCCCCTTTCAGATATCGAACAAGTGCTCGACATCAGCGATACCAGCTTATCAAGTGATATTGACAGTTTTTTTGATGCCTGGGAAGAGCTAAGCACCAATCCGGCAGGGACAACAGAACGACAGCAGGTGATTCAGGAGGCAGCTAACCTGGCAGAACATTTTCAACAGATCGACCAGCAGCTGGGCGATGTGGTGGAATCTATCAACACCAGCATTGAATCCATCATCCCTGATCTCAATGACAACCTGCAGCAGATTGCCAATCTGAACCAGTCGATTATGCAGGCGGAGCTGTCAGGTGGAGATGCCAATACGATGCGCGATGAACGTGACCTTTTGGTACAGGAGATAAGCGAAACCTGCGGAGCCTCCATGTACACAGATAACAATGACATGCTCTGCCTTCAGCTCGAAAATGGCCTGCCCCTGGTCACCGGCAATGTAGCGTCAACACTTTCAACTGCAACTGTCAGTGGCCTTACTGAAATTACCCTGACCACAGGAAACACCAGCTTTAATCTTGATCATGAAGATTTCAGCGGTGAGTTAAAAGGCCTGCTTTCGGTGCGGGATGTGACTATTCCCGAATTTGATGATCCATCATTGATTGCAGCGGGGACCACCGGCGCAACTGCTGACAACAGCCTCTGTCTGGATATTGCTGCCCTGCGTGAAACCACCAGCATCAACGGATCAACCTACACAGAGGAATATTCGCGAATTGCCGCCAATGCAGGTCTTCAGGTGGTCAGTAATGAGCAACGCTTAACCGCAAGTACCGAATCCATGGATGAGCTCAGCGCAAAACGCGACTCGCTCTCCGGCGTTTCTACGGATGAAGAAATGGTTCTCCTCATTCAGTACCAGGCTGGTTATGAGGCAGCGTCCAACTACATTGGCATCGTCAAAGACATGCTCGATACCTTGTTGCAGATGTAATTAAAAAGGAGCCCGACATGATCATAACACGCGACACCACCACTTACAGAAATCTGCAGTCAAATCTAAGTTCAACCTCCTCGACCATCAATGAGCTGTACATCAAAACATCGACCGGCATCGATATAGACAAAGCCTCGGAAAACCCGTCATCCGTGGGGACAATCATTAACTGCCGTACTGATATAGTCAAGAGTGAACGGTACGTTCAAAATTGCAACAATGTAACCGATAATCTCTCCACCTCTGAAATCTATCTCAATTCACTAGAGGAGCTCATGGTTCGGGCTAAAGAGATTGCCAGCACTGGAGCCAACTACAGCATGTCAGACAGTGACCGGCAAACACTGGCCGATGAGGTCGCGCAACTACAGGAAGAGCTACTTGATTTAGCGAACACCCAGGTCGATGGCAAGTACCTCTTTGCCGGTTATGCTGACCAGACTCTCCCCTTTTCTGGCTCTCCGGTTACCTATAGCGGCATAAATGACCACATCATGATTGAAGTCAATCCTGGATCTACAGTTGCAAAAAACATAACCGGTGAAGAATTGTTCATGAGCCCGGTCAACCTGTTCACCGCCCTGGAAAACCTGGAAACCGCCCTCTCCAGCGGTACGACCAGTGCTATTTCCAATACCCTGACAACGCTTGAAGACGGGGCAGAACAGGTACGTACCAAACAAAGTACCCTGGGCAACACCATTTCACGGATGGACGATATGATCAGCATGCATGAAAACGCTTTACTGATAATAGAGTCCACCCTTTCCAGTCATCAAGATGCGGACCTGACCAGCATCTTATCGGAAATCGCTGAGATGGAGACAGCCTTGGAGGCCACCATGCAGGTCACGGCCCGTGTCTCCTCCCTGAGCTTACTTGACTACCTTTGAAAGCAGCATTTGCTCGCACTACCAGGGAAGCATTAAACGTCCCCAGTAGCCCACGTAACCGTTGTCTCCCAACGGACTCGAGCTGATACAAAAACGTAATTCAAACATCCCCCCCTCTTCTTCATCTAATAAAGCAATCACCCTGATCAAAAATTCAGAATTTCAATATCTTTACCTACATTTTCCTCTTCCCTCAGCGGGCTTCAGCTGGTAGGGTGATGAAGAACAAACGAATAAAAGGGTCAAAACGATACAGCTACAAAATTCTTTATCGGGATTATTCAGCATAAGAACATCTCTTCATTTCCGCTGGTATTCCAACCAATTATACAGCTGGATGTTTTGTGTGTCAGGAGGAGACACTTCCCTTGTCGTTTTTCTTTCTTTTCGCCACCTTTACATTCATTTTTTACACAATTCGTCTTCTTGAATAGGTTTCGTGCCCTTCACTTCTCCTTGCTGCATACATGCAAAAAGGAGAAAAAACTCTGTCGTGGAGATCAAGATGGCACATAAAAAGGTTTCTATTCACTCCGAGACCAATGTATCTGGTTTGCTTGCCCAAATAGTCAACAACTCTCCGGTGGCTACCTTTGTCATCAATAAGGCACACGAGGTTATCCACTGGAACCGGGCCTGCGTGATGATCACCGGTGTGTCTGAAAAACAGCTCATCGGAACAACTCAATCGTGGAAGCCTTTCTACGACCATCATCGTCCAGTTATGGCCGACTTGATCGTTGATGATCAGATGGATCAACTTTCCACCTACTATTCGGAAAAATATCATCCCTCAACAACCATCGAGGGGGCCTGGGAAGCTGAGGATTTTTTCCCTCACTTTCCAAGTGGCGGCAAATGGCTCGCTTTTACCGCAACTGCGCTTAAAGACGAAAAAACTGGGGCTACCATCGGTGCCATCGAAACACTTCGCGACATCACCGCGCAAAAAATATATCAGCAACAATTGGAGCACCAGGCCAACTATGATCCGCTCACAGGACTCGCTAATCGCCACCTGCTCCACACCCGCCTGGACCTTGCCATCAGCCAGGCTAAAAGAGATCGCCTCCTGCTGGGAGTTCTCTTTCTAGACCTCGACAATTTCAAACAGATAAATGACACCTTAGGCCACGATGCGGGCGATGATGTCATTCGTGAATTTGGCAGTCGCCTCAAGAGCTCTGTACGTGACCTGGATACCGTTGCCCGTATTGCTGGCGATGAATATGTGGTTCTTTTGTATGCACCGCAGAACCTCGTTCAGGTGACGACGATTGTTCGGCGTCTATTAGATACGATCAACCATAAGTTTATCGTACGCAACCGTGAAATCTATATAGGAGCCAGTGTGGGCATTGCTCTCTATCCCAAAGATGGCCCGGAGAGCCAAACGCTTTTAAGTAACGCTGATGCAGCCATGTACCGTGCCAAACAGCACGACAAGGGCAGTTTTCGTTTTTACACTGAAGATCTCAATAAAGATGCGATCCAATGGCTGGAGTTAAAACAAGAGCTGCACCACGCCCTCACCTCCGGTCAATTTGAGTTGTATTACCAACCCCAGTATTCAATACAGGAAAAACGGATTACAGGGGCTGAAGCCCTACTGCGCTGGAACCACCCCACACGCGGTATTCTTCATCCAGAATTATTTGTTACGCTGGCCGAAGAAACCGGACTGATTGTGCCCATTGGCAACTGGATTATAAAGACCGCCATCGCCGATGCTCAGCAATGGCAGCAAGCCTATGGTCAGCCGCTTCGACTTTCGATCAACATTTCTGCCCGCCAGTTCCGCTATGATGATCTCGGTGAGTTACTGGACCAGGCCATCACCCAAACCGGTTTTCACCCACTGAACTTGGAACTTGAACTCACCGAAAGTCTGGTTATGGACAACCCGAAGGAGTCCAACAAACGACTGCTGAAGCTCAAGGAAAAAGGATTTTCTCTAGCCATGGACGATTTTGGCACTGGTTATTCCAGTCTGGCCTATCTGAACTATTTCCCCTTTGACATGATAAAAATTGATCAGTCATTTATTCATCAGCTGGGAAAATCAGATGAAGCCGACGCAATTGTTCGCGCCATGCTGCACTTGGCCAAAGCATTACAACTGCGGGTCGTGGCCGAGGGAGTTGAAAATCAGCACCAACGCACATTTTTAGAAGAGGAAGGTTGTGAGGAAATTCAGGGGTACTGGTTTAGTCACCCCTTGCGAGCCGGTGAATTTCTTACGTTGCTGCAGACACAGCCGGCATAATTTTATTTTTTGCAAGAATTCCCAGAATGCAACAAGGAGCGGGCCTTGCCCGCGACCACATCTCTTGCCAGCATGCGGGGAAAGCCCTTAACACCACTCCCCCTAGTGATGCGAGCACCAGAAAAAAAGGGAGCACCCTCTAAGGCTGCTCCCTTTTTTACGCCCAATCTCCAGGCATGCTGCTGCGAACCGTTTTACTTAATATCAGCCGCCTTGCGCATCACCTTGTGGATCGCCTCTTTAAGAGCCTTATTGAAGGCATTGGCATTATCGAGCATCATAAAATGATCGCCGCCAGGCACAACGATTGCCTCAAAATTGCCTATATGCCGACGATTT
Coding sequences within it:
- a CDS encoding EAL domain-containing protein is translated as MAHKKVSIHSETNVSGLLAQIVNNSPVATFVINKAHEVIHWNRACVMITGVSEKQLIGTTQSWKPFYDHHRPVMADLIVDDQMDQLSTYYSEKYHPSTTIEGAWEAEDFFPHFPSGGKWLAFTATALKDEKTGATIGAIETLRDITAQKIYQQQLEHQANYDPLTGLANRHLLHTRLDLAISQAKRDRLLLGVLFLDLDNFKQINDTLGHDAGDDVIREFGSRLKSSVRDLDTVARIAGDEYVVLLYAPQNLVQVTTIVRRLLDTINHKFIVRNREIYIGASVGIALYPKDGPESQTLLSNADAAMYRAKQHDKGSFRFYTEDLNKDAIQWLELKQELHHALTSGQFELYYQPQYSIQEKRITGAEALLRWNHPTRGILHPELFVTLAEETGLIVPIGNWIIKTAIADAQQWQQAYGQPLRLSINISARQFRYDDLGELLDQAITQTGFHPLNLELELTESLVMDNPKESNKRLLKLKEKGFSLAMDDFGTGYSSLAYLNYFPFDMIKIDQSFIHQLGKSDEADAIVRAMLHLAKALQLRVVAEGVENQHQRTFLEEEGCEEIQGYWFSHPLRAGEFLTLLQTQPA